A genomic region of Amphiura filiformis chromosome 6, Afil_fr2py, whole genome shotgun sequence contains the following coding sequences:
- the LOC140155269 gene encoding uncharacterized protein isoform X2 — protein MGHAVISVVFMIGILTTLNLSICFGQIPPTTNAVNTEASAIPNECSDGYIKCPETRQCIPPGWVCDEYDDCGDNWDELNCSASVASECSDGYIECPETSKCIPPGWVCDQYDDCGDNWDELNCSTSIAYDNVTVPLCTRKHLCKSTGCSEDHQNALKLCHCDTACIFFDDCCIDYKDECSDQQSGKFQNMLDSRDLVIADRQCVTLNGNSYDSYWMVSKCNKDLGVVSKRCQEPVCNDTLSIVPVIDSFGITYRNVYCAVCHNVLTSELTAWEGTLDCEESSLDQNEIDGNFLCSACSLTLNPPATFLSSATAARKCEPQMLSGCVNVSDDALKGGCETYTAMINVNGEIYRNPHCFLCSINNDVKFDNESDVNCGGTSIPMYNVPLYGDSGGDTNYYSSVVLGAPAAEMPILNDPVYASDYEQFDNPIPPPQPVGVPLSIVLDFGSSRRDSSVKILRNTEIIKETIITCPEGEVYVEHRDGSWDCIPLTCAEGFKLQDGKCLPKVSNIPCGTNVLNSTVILTITLHTQLCKDSLYRNVSEKLLPHLVHTDLLENAIIADVSITCNKTLPNSIDISYTISGAADLFEMVQDQFKIETFNSLQSFLRIPSKISTIEITKSCLKSGFEYTCDTEWISENDHTISLQNGSYALFLNTSAEWITADGVVFRVRYQTHNVTNKFNKKFDVKICHMESYLNCPYVRMNLSSFENWNTSDGMIKYIPNGIILKPSEYFITSSDEALVCNFLNQSVVLNVTYTVSFFEYSNAQTVVSIIGSVLSLIAVILTFLTYAVFASLRNRASRLIMNLIIALFLGQFLLLFGGNKTENENACMIIAVLAHYTWLAAFAWMNALAFDLDRTFGNPDNLQKMSEGKKSMFLYMIYAWGSPFLIVIPCLALHFCQCTLVKFNYGSASACWISDGTANLLTFGVPAAIFLLFNAILFGHTVAGIRSAKRATARIRQDTSKLKRTTNELLIYIKIASLMGFTWIFGYVAAFTGVEALWYIYIILNSLQGVFIFISFMCNRRVGLLWSKKLKLSGLITAPKSSTSGATGGHRASSAPGTQMTGYYSSRQSVQQDGSDQPLKKEIHV, from the exons ATGGGACATGCCGTTATCAGCGTGGTGTTTATGATCGGGATTTTGACCACGTTGAATTTGTCCATATGCTTTGGGCAAATACCACCAACAACAAATGCTGTCAACACAGAAG CCTCTGCCATACCGAATGAATGTTCAGACGGGTATATTAAATGCCCCGAAACAAGACAGTGCATCCCTCCTGGCTGGGTTTGCGATGAATATGATGATTGTGGCGACAACTGGGATGAACTTAATTGTT CAGCCTCTGTAGCAAGTGAATGTTCAGACGGGTATATTGAATGCCCCGAAACAAGCAAGTGCATCCCCCCTGGCTGGGTTTGCGATCAATATGATGATTGTGGCGACAACTGGGATGAACTTAACTGTT CTACATCCATCGCATATGACAATGTAACTGTACCACTATGTACCAGAAAACACTTGTGCAAATCAACAGGATGTTCAGAAGACCACCAAAACGCCCTCAAATTATGTCACTGTGATACAGCTTGTATTTTCTTTGACGACTGTTGCATAGACTACAAAGATGAATGTTCAGATCAACAAAGCGGgaaatttcaaaatatgttagATTCACGTGATCTTGTCATCGCCGATCGGCAATGTGTGACTTTAAATGGGAATAGCTACGATAGCTATTGGATGGTTTCAAAATGCAATAAGGATCTTGGGGTTGTAAGTAAAAGATGTCAGGAACCAGTGTGTAACGATACTTTGTCTATTGTGCCAGTGATTGATTCGTTTGGAATTACGTACAGAAATGTCTATTGTGCTGTGTGTCACAATGTTCTTACATCGGAATTAACTGCCTGGGAAGGAACGTTAGATTGTGAAGAGTCTTCCCTTGACCAAAATGAAATTGATGGGAACTTCTTATGTAGTGCTTGTAGTTTGACTTTGAATCCTCCGGCAACGTTTTTATCGTCTGCCACAGCGGCAAGAAAATGTGAGCCACAAATGCTATCCGGATGTGTTAATGTATCTGATGATGCTCTGAAAGGAGGCTGCGAAACGTACACGGCTATGATTAATGTAAACGGTGAAATATATAGAAACCCTCATTGCTTTTTATGTAGTATCAATAACGATGTGAAATTTGATAATGAGTCCGATGTGAATTGTGGAGGCACAAGCATTCCAATGTATAATGTGCCGCTTTATGGTGATTCCGGGGGTGATACAAACTATTATTCATCCGTAGTATTAGGAGCACCAGCCGCCGAGATGCCTATTCTGAATGATCCAGTCTATGCATCAGACTATGAGCAATTTGATAACCCCATTCCACCTCCTCAGCCAGTCGGTGTCCCCCTGTCAATAGTTCTGGATTTTGGCTCCTCAAGAAGGGACAGTAGCGTCAAGATTTTACGCAATACTGAGATCATCAAAGAAACCATTATTACATGTCCTGAAGGCGAGGTGTATGTTGAACATCGAGATGGTAGTTGGGATTGCATACCGTTGACATGCGCTGAAGGATTCAAGCTCCAAGATGGTAAATGTTTACCAAAAGTGTCCAATATACCATGTGGAACTAATGTATTGAATAGTACCGTTATTTTAACGATAACATTGCACACGCAACTCTGTAAAGATAGTTTGTATAGAAATGTTAGCGAAAAATTATTGCCACACTTAGTACACACAGATCTGTTAGAAAATGCCATCATAGCAGATGTGTCCATAACATGCAATAAGACTTTGCCAAATTCGATTGATATTTCATACACAATAAGTGGTGCAGCAGATTTGTTTGAGATGGTTCAGGATCAATTCAAAATTGAAACATTTAATTCCTTGCAATCCTTTTTAAGAATCCCAAGTAAGATCAGTACAATTGAAATCACCAAAAGTTGTCTGAAATCGGGGTTTGAATACACGTGTGACACGGAGTGGATATCTGAAAATGATCATACAATTTCATTACAAAATGGTAGCTACGCTTTGTTTCTGAACACATCAGCAGAATGGATTACAGCCGATGGAGTTGTGTTTAGAGTACGGTATCAAACTCATAACGTAACTAACAAATTCAACAAGAAGTTTGATGTTAAAATTTGCCACATGGAAAGCTATCTCAACTGTCCATATGTACGAATGAATTTGTCCTCATTCGAAAATTGGAATACTTCCGATGGAATGATTAAGTATATCCCAAACGGTATTATTTTGAAACCGTCAGAGTACTTCATCACTTCAAGTGATGAAGCGTTAGTATGCAATTTCCTCAACCAAAGTGTGGTGCTGAATGTTACGTATACGGTATCGTTTTTTGAATACTCGAATGCGCAAACGGTCGTAAGCATAATCGGCAGTGTGTTGTCACTGATTGCCGTAATATTAACGTTTCTTACTTACGCCGTATTTGCTAGTCTTCGTAACCGTGCCAGCCGCCTCATCATGAACTTAATTATCGCTCTCTTTTTAGGTCAATTTTTACTTCTTTTTGGTGGCAACAAAACTGAGAACGAAAATGCTTGTATGATAATAGCTGTGTTGGCACATTACACATGGCTTGCAGCGTTTGCCTGGATGAATGCTTTAGCATTTGATTTAGACAGAACGTTTGGGAATCCGGACAATTTACAGAAAATGAGCGAAGGAAAGAAGTCTATGTTTTTGTACATGATATATGCATGGGGCTCACCTTTCCTAATTGTCATACCGTGTCTTGCTCTTCATTTTTGCCAATGTACCCTAGTGAAGTTCAATTACGGAAGCGCCAGTGCTTGTTGGATAAGCGATGGTACGGCAAACCTGCTGACATTTGGTGTTCCAGCTGCTATATTCTTGCTTTTTAATGCCATTCTATTTGGACACACCGTTGCTGGTATAAGATCTGCCAAAAGAGCAACTGCCAGGATTCGCCAGGATACGTCTAAATTGAAACGAACTACCAACGAACTTCTTATTTATATAAAG ATTGCCAGTCTTATGGGATTTACCTGGATATTTGGATATGTTGCCGCATTTACTGGCGTCGAGGCTCTATGGTACATATACATTATTCTCAATTCACTCCAAGGAGTGtttattttcatatcttttatgtGCAATCGTCGAGTAGGATTATTATGGAGTAAAAAACTGAAACTTTCTGGTCTGATCACAGCGCCAAAATCCTCTACAAGTGGCGCAACAGGTGGACATCGAGCTTCGTCTGCTCCTGGGACACAAATGACAGGGTATTATTCAAGTAGGCAATCTGTCCAACAAGATGGCAGTGATCAACCGTTGAAAAAAGAAATACATGTATAG
- the LOC140155269 gene encoding uncharacterized protein isoform X6: MGHAVISVVFMIGILTTLNLSICFGQIPPTTNAVNTEASVASECSDGYIECPETSKCIPPGWVCDQYDDCGDNWDELNCSTSIAYDNVTVPLCTRKHLCKSTGCSEDHQNALKLCHCDTACIFFDDCCIDYKDECSDQQSGKFQNMLDSRDLVIADRQCVTLNGNSYDSYWMVSKCNKDLGVVSKRCQEPVCNDTLSIVPVIDSFGITYRNVYCAVCHNVLTSELTAWEGTLDCEESSLDQNEIDGNFLCSACSLTLNPPATFLSSATAARKCEPQMLSGCVNVSDDALKGGCETYTAMINVNGEIYRNPHCFLCSINNDVKFDNESDVNCGGTSIPMYNVPLYGDSGGDTNYYSSVVLGAPAAEMPILNDPVYASDYEQFDNPIPPPQPVGVPLSIVLDFGSSRRDSSVKILRNTEIIKETIITCPEGEVYVEHRDGSWDCIPLTCAEGFKLQDGKCLPKVSNIPCGTNVLNSTVILTITLHTQLCKDSLYRNVSEKLLPHLVHTDLLENAIIADVSITCNKTLPNSIDISYTISGAADLFEMVQDQFKIETFNSLQSFLRIPSKISTIEITKSCLKSGFEYTCDTEWISENDHTISLQNGSYALFLNTSAEWITADGVVFRVRYQTHNVTNKFNKKFDVKICHMESYLNCPYVRMNLSSFENWNTSDGMIKYIPNGIILKPSEYFITSSDEALVCNFLNQSVVLNVTYTVSFFEYSNAQTVVSIIGSVLSLIAVILTFLTYAVFASLRNRASRLIMNLIIALFLGQFLLLFGGNKTENENACMIIAVLAHYTWLAAFAWMNALAFDLDRTFGNPDNLQKMSEGKKSMFLYMIYAWGSPFLIVIPCLALHFCQCTLVKFNYGSASACWISDGTANLLTFGVPAAIFLLFNAILFGHTVAGIRSAKRATARIRQDTSKLKRTTNELLIYIKIASLMGFTWIFGYVAAFTGVEALWYIYIILNSLQGVFIFISFMCNRRVGLLWSKKLKLSGLITAPKSSTSGATGGHRASSAPGTQMTGYYSSRQSVQQDGSDQPLKKEIHV; encoded by the exons ATGGGACATGCCGTTATCAGCGTGGTGTTTATGATCGGGATTTTGACCACGTTGAATTTGTCCATATGCTTTGGGCAAATACCACCAACAACAAATGCTGTCAACACAGAAG CCTCTGTAGCAAGTGAATGTTCAGACGGGTATATTGAATGCCCCGAAACAAGCAAGTGCATCCCCCCTGGCTGGGTTTGCGATCAATATGATGATTGTGGCGACAACTGGGATGAACTTAACTGTT CTACATCCATCGCATATGACAATGTAACTGTACCACTATGTACCAGAAAACACTTGTGCAAATCAACAGGATGTTCAGAAGACCACCAAAACGCCCTCAAATTATGTCACTGTGATACAGCTTGTATTTTCTTTGACGACTGTTGCATAGACTACAAAGATGAATGTTCAGATCAACAAAGCGGgaaatttcaaaatatgttagATTCACGTGATCTTGTCATCGCCGATCGGCAATGTGTGACTTTAAATGGGAATAGCTACGATAGCTATTGGATGGTTTCAAAATGCAATAAGGATCTTGGGGTTGTAAGTAAAAGATGTCAGGAACCAGTGTGTAACGATACTTTGTCTATTGTGCCAGTGATTGATTCGTTTGGAATTACGTACAGAAATGTCTATTGTGCTGTGTGTCACAATGTTCTTACATCGGAATTAACTGCCTGGGAAGGAACGTTAGATTGTGAAGAGTCTTCCCTTGACCAAAATGAAATTGATGGGAACTTCTTATGTAGTGCTTGTAGTTTGACTTTGAATCCTCCGGCAACGTTTTTATCGTCTGCCACAGCGGCAAGAAAATGTGAGCCACAAATGCTATCCGGATGTGTTAATGTATCTGATGATGCTCTGAAAGGAGGCTGCGAAACGTACACGGCTATGATTAATGTAAACGGTGAAATATATAGAAACCCTCATTGCTTTTTATGTAGTATCAATAACGATGTGAAATTTGATAATGAGTCCGATGTGAATTGTGGAGGCACAAGCATTCCAATGTATAATGTGCCGCTTTATGGTGATTCCGGGGGTGATACAAACTATTATTCATCCGTAGTATTAGGAGCACCAGCCGCCGAGATGCCTATTCTGAATGATCCAGTCTATGCATCAGACTATGAGCAATTTGATAACCCCATTCCACCTCCTCAGCCAGTCGGTGTCCCCCTGTCAATAGTTCTGGATTTTGGCTCCTCAAGAAGGGACAGTAGCGTCAAGATTTTACGCAATACTGAGATCATCAAAGAAACCATTATTACATGTCCTGAAGGCGAGGTGTATGTTGAACATCGAGATGGTAGTTGGGATTGCATACCGTTGACATGCGCTGAAGGATTCAAGCTCCAAGATGGTAAATGTTTACCAAAAGTGTCCAATATACCATGTGGAACTAATGTATTGAATAGTACCGTTATTTTAACGATAACATTGCACACGCAACTCTGTAAAGATAGTTTGTATAGAAATGTTAGCGAAAAATTATTGCCACACTTAGTACACACAGATCTGTTAGAAAATGCCATCATAGCAGATGTGTCCATAACATGCAATAAGACTTTGCCAAATTCGATTGATATTTCATACACAATAAGTGGTGCAGCAGATTTGTTTGAGATGGTTCAGGATCAATTCAAAATTGAAACATTTAATTCCTTGCAATCCTTTTTAAGAATCCCAAGTAAGATCAGTACAATTGAAATCACCAAAAGTTGTCTGAAATCGGGGTTTGAATACACGTGTGACACGGAGTGGATATCTGAAAATGATCATACAATTTCATTACAAAATGGTAGCTACGCTTTGTTTCTGAACACATCAGCAGAATGGATTACAGCCGATGGAGTTGTGTTTAGAGTACGGTATCAAACTCATAACGTAACTAACAAATTCAACAAGAAGTTTGATGTTAAAATTTGCCACATGGAAAGCTATCTCAACTGTCCATATGTACGAATGAATTTGTCCTCATTCGAAAATTGGAATACTTCCGATGGAATGATTAAGTATATCCCAAACGGTATTATTTTGAAACCGTCAGAGTACTTCATCACTTCAAGTGATGAAGCGTTAGTATGCAATTTCCTCAACCAAAGTGTGGTGCTGAATGTTACGTATACGGTATCGTTTTTTGAATACTCGAATGCGCAAACGGTCGTAAGCATAATCGGCAGTGTGTTGTCACTGATTGCCGTAATATTAACGTTTCTTACTTACGCCGTATTTGCTAGTCTTCGTAACCGTGCCAGCCGCCTCATCATGAACTTAATTATCGCTCTCTTTTTAGGTCAATTTTTACTTCTTTTTGGTGGCAACAAAACTGAGAACGAAAATGCTTGTATGATAATAGCTGTGTTGGCACATTACACATGGCTTGCAGCGTTTGCCTGGATGAATGCTTTAGCATTTGATTTAGACAGAACGTTTGGGAATCCGGACAATTTACAGAAAATGAGCGAAGGAAAGAAGTCTATGTTTTTGTACATGATATATGCATGGGGCTCACCTTTCCTAATTGTCATACCGTGTCTTGCTCTTCATTTTTGCCAATGTACCCTAGTGAAGTTCAATTACGGAAGCGCCAGTGCTTGTTGGATAAGCGATGGTACGGCAAACCTGCTGACATTTGGTGTTCCAGCTGCTATATTCTTGCTTTTTAATGCCATTCTATTTGGACACACCGTTGCTGGTATAAGATCTGCCAAAAGAGCAACTGCCAGGATTCGCCAGGATACGTCTAAATTGAAACGAACTACCAACGAACTTCTTATTTATATAAAG ATTGCCAGTCTTATGGGATTTACCTGGATATTTGGATATGTTGCCGCATTTACTGGCGTCGAGGCTCTATGGTACATATACATTATTCTCAATTCACTCCAAGGAGTGtttattttcatatcttttatgtGCAATCGTCGAGTAGGATTATTATGGAGTAAAAAACTGAAACTTTCTGGTCTGATCACAGCGCCAAAATCCTCTACAAGTGGCGCAACAGGTGGACATCGAGCTTCGTCTGCTCCTGGGACACAAATGACAGGGTATTATTCAAGTAGGCAATCTGTCCAACAAGATGGCAGTGATCAACCGTTGAAAAAAGAAATACATGTATAG
- the LOC140155269 gene encoding uncharacterized protein isoform X1: MGHAVISVVFMIGILTTLNLSICFGQIPPTTNAVNTEAASAIPNECSDGYIKCPETRQCIPPGWVCDEYDDCGDNWDELNCSASVASECSDGYIECPETSKCIPPGWVCDQYDDCGDNWDELNCSTSIAYDNVTVPLCTRKHLCKSTGCSEDHQNALKLCHCDTACIFFDDCCIDYKDECSDQQSGKFQNMLDSRDLVIADRQCVTLNGNSYDSYWMVSKCNKDLGVVSKRCQEPVCNDTLSIVPVIDSFGITYRNVYCAVCHNVLTSELTAWEGTLDCEESSLDQNEIDGNFLCSACSLTLNPPATFLSSATAARKCEPQMLSGCVNVSDDALKGGCETYTAMINVNGEIYRNPHCFLCSINNDVKFDNESDVNCGGTSIPMYNVPLYGDSGGDTNYYSSVVLGAPAAEMPILNDPVYASDYEQFDNPIPPPQPVGVPLSIVLDFGSSRRDSSVKILRNTEIIKETIITCPEGEVYVEHRDGSWDCIPLTCAEGFKLQDGKCLPKVSNIPCGTNVLNSTVILTITLHTQLCKDSLYRNVSEKLLPHLVHTDLLENAIIADVSITCNKTLPNSIDISYTISGAADLFEMVQDQFKIETFNSLQSFLRIPSKISTIEITKSCLKSGFEYTCDTEWISENDHTISLQNGSYALFLNTSAEWITADGVVFRVRYQTHNVTNKFNKKFDVKICHMESYLNCPYVRMNLSSFENWNTSDGMIKYIPNGIILKPSEYFITSSDEALVCNFLNQSVVLNVTYTVSFFEYSNAQTVVSIIGSVLSLIAVILTFLTYAVFASLRNRASRLIMNLIIALFLGQFLLLFGGNKTENENACMIIAVLAHYTWLAAFAWMNALAFDLDRTFGNPDNLQKMSEGKKSMFLYMIYAWGSPFLIVIPCLALHFCQCTLVKFNYGSASACWISDGTANLLTFGVPAAIFLLFNAILFGHTVAGIRSAKRATARIRQDTSKLKRTTNELLIYIKIASLMGFTWIFGYVAAFTGVEALWYIYIILNSLQGVFIFISFMCNRRVGLLWSKKLKLSGLITAPKSSTSGATGGHRASSAPGTQMTGYYSSRQSVQQDGSDQPLKKEIHV, from the exons ATGGGACATGCCGTTATCAGCGTGGTGTTTATGATCGGGATTTTGACCACGTTGAATTTGTCCATATGCTTTGGGCAAATACCACCAACAACAAATGCTGTCAACACAGAAG CAGCCTCTGCCATACCGAATGAATGTTCAGACGGGTATATTAAATGCCCCGAAACAAGACAGTGCATCCCTCCTGGCTGGGTTTGCGATGAATATGATGATTGTGGCGACAACTGGGATGAACTTAATTGTT CAGCCTCTGTAGCAAGTGAATGTTCAGACGGGTATATTGAATGCCCCGAAACAAGCAAGTGCATCCCCCCTGGCTGGGTTTGCGATCAATATGATGATTGTGGCGACAACTGGGATGAACTTAACTGTT CTACATCCATCGCATATGACAATGTAACTGTACCACTATGTACCAGAAAACACTTGTGCAAATCAACAGGATGTTCAGAAGACCACCAAAACGCCCTCAAATTATGTCACTGTGATACAGCTTGTATTTTCTTTGACGACTGTTGCATAGACTACAAAGATGAATGTTCAGATCAACAAAGCGGgaaatttcaaaatatgttagATTCACGTGATCTTGTCATCGCCGATCGGCAATGTGTGACTTTAAATGGGAATAGCTACGATAGCTATTGGATGGTTTCAAAATGCAATAAGGATCTTGGGGTTGTAAGTAAAAGATGTCAGGAACCAGTGTGTAACGATACTTTGTCTATTGTGCCAGTGATTGATTCGTTTGGAATTACGTACAGAAATGTCTATTGTGCTGTGTGTCACAATGTTCTTACATCGGAATTAACTGCCTGGGAAGGAACGTTAGATTGTGAAGAGTCTTCCCTTGACCAAAATGAAATTGATGGGAACTTCTTATGTAGTGCTTGTAGTTTGACTTTGAATCCTCCGGCAACGTTTTTATCGTCTGCCACAGCGGCAAGAAAATGTGAGCCACAAATGCTATCCGGATGTGTTAATGTATCTGATGATGCTCTGAAAGGAGGCTGCGAAACGTACACGGCTATGATTAATGTAAACGGTGAAATATATAGAAACCCTCATTGCTTTTTATGTAGTATCAATAACGATGTGAAATTTGATAATGAGTCCGATGTGAATTGTGGAGGCACAAGCATTCCAATGTATAATGTGCCGCTTTATGGTGATTCCGGGGGTGATACAAACTATTATTCATCCGTAGTATTAGGAGCACCAGCCGCCGAGATGCCTATTCTGAATGATCCAGTCTATGCATCAGACTATGAGCAATTTGATAACCCCATTCCACCTCCTCAGCCAGTCGGTGTCCCCCTGTCAATAGTTCTGGATTTTGGCTCCTCAAGAAGGGACAGTAGCGTCAAGATTTTACGCAATACTGAGATCATCAAAGAAACCATTATTACATGTCCTGAAGGCGAGGTGTATGTTGAACATCGAGATGGTAGTTGGGATTGCATACCGTTGACATGCGCTGAAGGATTCAAGCTCCAAGATGGTAAATGTTTACCAAAAGTGTCCAATATACCATGTGGAACTAATGTATTGAATAGTACCGTTATTTTAACGATAACATTGCACACGCAACTCTGTAAAGATAGTTTGTATAGAAATGTTAGCGAAAAATTATTGCCACACTTAGTACACACAGATCTGTTAGAAAATGCCATCATAGCAGATGTGTCCATAACATGCAATAAGACTTTGCCAAATTCGATTGATATTTCATACACAATAAGTGGTGCAGCAGATTTGTTTGAGATGGTTCAGGATCAATTCAAAATTGAAACATTTAATTCCTTGCAATCCTTTTTAAGAATCCCAAGTAAGATCAGTACAATTGAAATCACCAAAAGTTGTCTGAAATCGGGGTTTGAATACACGTGTGACACGGAGTGGATATCTGAAAATGATCATACAATTTCATTACAAAATGGTAGCTACGCTTTGTTTCTGAACACATCAGCAGAATGGATTACAGCCGATGGAGTTGTGTTTAGAGTACGGTATCAAACTCATAACGTAACTAACAAATTCAACAAGAAGTTTGATGTTAAAATTTGCCACATGGAAAGCTATCTCAACTGTCCATATGTACGAATGAATTTGTCCTCATTCGAAAATTGGAATACTTCCGATGGAATGATTAAGTATATCCCAAACGGTATTATTTTGAAACCGTCAGAGTACTTCATCACTTCAAGTGATGAAGCGTTAGTATGCAATTTCCTCAACCAAAGTGTGGTGCTGAATGTTACGTATACGGTATCGTTTTTTGAATACTCGAATGCGCAAACGGTCGTAAGCATAATCGGCAGTGTGTTGTCACTGATTGCCGTAATATTAACGTTTCTTACTTACGCCGTATTTGCTAGTCTTCGTAACCGTGCCAGCCGCCTCATCATGAACTTAATTATCGCTCTCTTTTTAGGTCAATTTTTACTTCTTTTTGGTGGCAACAAAACTGAGAACGAAAATGCTTGTATGATAATAGCTGTGTTGGCACATTACACATGGCTTGCAGCGTTTGCCTGGATGAATGCTTTAGCATTTGATTTAGACAGAACGTTTGGGAATCCGGACAATTTACAGAAAATGAGCGAAGGAAAGAAGTCTATGTTTTTGTACATGATATATGCATGGGGCTCACCTTTCCTAATTGTCATACCGTGTCTTGCTCTTCATTTTTGCCAATGTACCCTAGTGAAGTTCAATTACGGAAGCGCCAGTGCTTGTTGGATAAGCGATGGTACGGCAAACCTGCTGACATTTGGTGTTCCAGCTGCTATATTCTTGCTTTTTAATGCCATTCTATTTGGACACACCGTTGCTGGTATAAGATCTGCCAAAAGAGCAACTGCCAGGATTCGCCAGGATACGTCTAAATTGAAACGAACTACCAACGAACTTCTTATTTATATAAAG ATTGCCAGTCTTATGGGATTTACCTGGATATTTGGATATGTTGCCGCATTTACTGGCGTCGAGGCTCTATGGTACATATACATTATTCTCAATTCACTCCAAGGAGTGtttattttcatatcttttatgtGCAATCGTCGAGTAGGATTATTATGGAGTAAAAAACTGAAACTTTCTGGTCTGATCACAGCGCCAAAATCCTCTACAAGTGGCGCAACAGGTGGACATCGAGCTTCGTCTGCTCCTGGGACACAAATGACAGGGTATTATTCAAGTAGGCAATCTGTCCAACAAGATGGCAGTGATCAACCGTTGAAAAAAGAAATACATGTATAG